A portion of the Drosophila innubila isolate TH190305 chromosome 3L unlocalized genomic scaffold, UK_Dinn_1.0 0_D_3L, whole genome shotgun sequence genome contains these proteins:
- the LOC117787446 gene encoding AFG3-like protein 2, whose protein sequence is MAIRLISSAKAMKSLMRRSYMKGPLTEKVQRGPVMELTPLLRYFVEQVQLLCKKPPKGFEKYFEAGGKSSQPKGSAEKKPTNGNKSTSSGNKTTPAAAKPSTASESKSDWNFGMFSNSSRGPAGRGTGTPGGRPLGEGGGGDRERWILLGAIGAVVLVGSFAFFEMGYKEISWKEFVNSYLTKGLVEKLEVVNKKWVRVRLQSSQSGSGVLWFNIGSVDSFERNLETAQTEQGIESINFVPVIYRNEVEASSLTGLLPTLLIIGFLVYMMRKSADMMGAGRGRKGGGLFGGVMQSTAKLINPTEIGVGFKDVAGCEEAKIEIMEFVNFLKNPQQYIDLGAKIPKGAMLTGPPGTGKTMLAKATAGEANVPFITVSGSEFLEMFVGVGPSRVRDMFAMARKHAPCILFIDEIDAVGRKRGGKTFGGHSEQENTLNQLLVEMDGFNTTTNVVVLAATNRVDILDKALMRPGRFDRQIYVPAPDIKGRASIFKVHLGALKTDLDKNSLSRKMAALTPGFTGADIANVCNEAALIAARDSNDTIVLKHFEQAIERVIAGMEKKTNVLAPEEKRTVAHHEAGHAVAGWFLEHADPLLKVSIIPRGKGLGYAQYLPKDHYLLSKEQLFDRMCMTLGGRVAEELFFNRITTGAQDDLKKITDIAYSQVVRFGMNEKIGQVSFDVGQSGEPQFSKPYSEDTAQMIDNEVRDIIKCAHTSTTELLVKHKEEVRIVAERLLQNEVLSRDDMIELLGPRPFKEKSTYEDFVEGTGSFEEDTTLPEGLKSWNKEKDSPATTDTDSTPPPPPTKPVTASS, encoded by the exons atGGCAATCCGGCTAATAAGCTCGGCAAAAGCAATGAAAAGCCTGATGAGACGCAGCTACATGAAGGGACCGCTGACGGAAAAG GTGCAGCGAGGTCCCGTTATGGAATTGACGCCGCTGCTTCGTTATTTCGTGGAACAGGTGCAGTTGTTGTGCAAAAAGCCGCCAAAGGGATTTGAAAAGTACTTTGAAGCTGGTGGCAAGTCGTCGCAACCAAAAGGCAGTGCCGAAAAGAAACCCACAAATGGCAATAAATCAACATCCAGCGGAAATAAAACAACACCCGCCGCAGCCAAACCCAGCACAGCCTCTGAATCCAAGTCCGACTGGAACTTTGGCATGTTTAGCAATAGCTCACGTGGTCCGGCTGGTCGTGGAACTGGCACACCCGGCGGACGTCCCTTGGGTGAAGGCGGCGGCGGTGATCGCGAGCGTTGGATTCTGCTGGGCGCCATTGGAGCTGTGGTTTTGGTTGGCTCGTTTGCCTTCTTCGAAATGGGCTACAAGGAAATCTCATGGAAGGAGTTTGTCAACAG TTATCTGACCAAGGGACTCGTGGAGAAGTTGGAGGTGGTCAACAAGAAGTGGGTGCGAGTGCGTCTCCAGTCTAGTCAGAGCGGCAGTGGAGTGCTCTGGTTCAACATTGGCAGCGTTGACTCCTTTGAGCGTAACCTGGAGACGGCACAGACGGAACAGGGCATCGAGTCCATTAACTTTGTGCCCGTCATCTATCGCAACGAAGTGGAGGCATCCAGTTTAACTGGTCTGCTGCCAACGCTGCTCATCATCGGTTTCCTCGTTTACATGATGAGGAAATCAGCGGACATGATGGGCGCTGGACGTGGACGCAAGGGCGGTGGTTTATTCGGCGGTGTTATGCAGTCCACGGCCAAGCTGATAAATCCCACAGAGATTGGCGTGGGATTCAA AGATGTTGCCGGCTGTGAGGAagccaaaattgaaataatggAATTTGTCAACTTTTTGAAGAATCCTCAACAGTATATCGATCTTGGCGCCAAGATACCCAAAGGCGCCATGCTAACCGGTCCACCCGGCACGGGCAAAACGATGCTGGCCAAGGCAACAGCTGGCGAGGCGAATGTTCCATTTATCACCGTATCCGGCTCCGAGTTTCTGGAAATGTTTGTGGGCGTTGGACCGTCCCGTGTACGCGACATGTTCGCCATGGCACGTAAGCATGCGCCATGCATTCTATTCATTGATGAAATCGATGCAGTGGGCAGAAAGCGTGGCGGCAAGACCTTTGGTGGTCACTCTGAGCAGGAGAATACCCTGAATCAGCTGCTTGTCGAAATGGATGGCTTCAATACGACCACAAACGTGGTGGTGCTGGCTGCCACCAATCGTGTGGATATCCTGGACAAGGCCTTGATGCGTCCAGGACGCTTCGATCGACAGATCTATGTGCCTGCACCCGATATTAAGGGACGTGCGAGCATCTTTAAGGTGCATCTGGGTGCGTTAAAAACGGACCTCGACAAGAACAGTTTATCCCGTAAAATGGCTGCACTGACGCCGGGTTTCACAGGCGCTGACATTGCCAACGTGTGCAATGAGGCGGCATTGATCGCAGCTCGTGACTCCAACGACACCATTGTGTTGAAACACTTTGAGCAGGCCATCGAGCGTGTCATCGCGGGCATGGAGAAGAAGACGAATGTCCTGGCACCGGAGGAGAAGCGTACGGTGGCGCATCATGAGGCAGGACATGCCGTTGCTGGTTGGTTCTTGGAGCACGCGGACCCATTGTTGAAGGTCTCGATTATACCACGCGGCAAGGGATTAGGCTATGCCCAATATTTGCCAAAGGATCACTATCTGCTGTCCAAGGAGCAGCTGTTTGATCGCATGTGCATGACCCTCGGCGGTCGTGTGGCTGAGGAATTGTTCTTCAATCGCATCACAACTGGTGCCCAGGATGATCTGAAGAAGATCACTGACATTGCCTACTCCCAGGTGGTTCGATTCGGCATGAACGAGAAGATCGGTCAGGTCAGTTTCGATGTGGGCCAAAGTGGCGAGCCGCAGTTCAGCAAACCGTATTCGGAGGACACCGCTCAGATGATCGATAACGAGGTTAGGGATATAATTAAATGCGCGCATACGAGCACAACGGAGCTGCTGGTCAAGCACAAGGAGGAGGTGCGTATTGTTGCTGAACGTTTGCTGCAAAATGAGGTGCTCAGTCGTGATGACATGATTGAGTTGCTTGGCCCGCGTCCATTCAAGGAGAAGTCAACGTACGAAGATTTCGTTGAGGGCACCGGCTCCTTTGAGGAGGATACCACGTTGCCCGAGGGTCTCAAGAGCTGGAACAAGGAGAAGGATTCACCTGCCACAACAGACACAGATTCAACACCGCCGCCACCACCCACAAAGCCCGTAACGGCATCCAGCTAA